The window TATGAAAAATAATTTACAGATTCATTAAGCTCTCCATCATTATGATAATAGTGATGATATATTAATTCATTTTTCAAGGTATTAAAATATCGTTCCATGGGTGCATTATCATATGGACATCCAGCCTTGCTCATACTTTGTTGTATATCAATTGAACTGCAA is drawn from Oxobacter pfennigii and contains these coding sequences:
- a CDS encoding integrase core domain-containing protein, which produces CSSIDIQQSMSKAGCPYDNAPMERYFNTLKNELIYHHYYHNDGELNESVNYFSYVWYNHVRPHSFNEGLTPFEARYKSFKY